The Candidatus Nitrosymbiomonas proteolyticus genome has a segment encoding these proteins:
- a CDS encoding ABC transporter permease — protein MKRRGRTLFVASFLAPAVAVYGLFVCWPVLQAFQFSMFRWKGISENKTFVGLENFQRLVEDKFFWQALEHNLWIVGVGGSITMALALAISHALQDQSRFTRFLRGTYLFPHIVSMVVVAILWMFVYNPSIGLLTQSIQKMGFSDFNVTWLADPKTALPAVSAAFVWYAIGFYVMLFAAGLKAISKDVEEAAELDGARGLRKFWRVTWPLLWSVKRVAVIHFIISALNIFALVFLMTDGGPDRKTEVMLTYLYEQAFENSQYGYSTALAVANFAIVMALSAFVMFVFRKDPTGARA, from the coding sequence ATGAAGCGTCGGGGCCGGACGCTCTTCGTCGCCTCGTTCTTAGCCCCCGCGGTGGCCGTGTACGGGCTGTTCGTGTGCTGGCCCGTGCTCCAAGCGTTCCAGTTCTCGATGTTTCGCTGGAAGGGGATCTCTGAAAACAAGACCTTCGTCGGCTTGGAGAACTTTCAACGCCTGGTCGAAGATAAGTTCTTCTGGCAAGCGCTCGAACATAACCTCTGGATCGTCGGCGTGGGAGGCTCGATCACGATGGCTCTGGCACTGGCGATCTCGCACGCGCTGCAAGATCAATCCCGGTTCACCCGGTTCCTGCGCGGGACCTACCTGTTCCCCCACATTGTCTCCATGGTGGTCGTTGCGATCCTCTGGATGTTCGTCTACAACCCTTCGATTGGCCTACTCACGCAGTCGATCCAGAAGATGGGATTCTCCGATTTCAACGTGACCTGGTTGGCCGACCCCAAGACGGCGCTTCCGGCCGTGAGCGCGGCGTTCGTTTGGTACGCGATCGGGTTCTATGTGATGCTCTTTGCGGCGGGACTCAAAGCGATCTCCAAAGACGTAGAGGAAGCCGCGGAGCTGGACGGCGCAAGAGGGCTCCGCAAATTCTGGAGGGTCACCTGGCCCCTCCTGTGGTCGGTCAAAAGGGTGGCCGTGATTCACTTTATCATTTCGGCCCTCAACATCTTCGCGCTCGTGTTCTTGATGACCGACGGCGGACCCGATCGCAAGACCGAAGTGATGCTGACCTATCTTTATGAGCAGGCCTTCGAAAACAGCCAGTACGGATACTCGACGGCTCTGGCGGTCGCCAACTTCGCGATCGTCATGGCCCTGAGCGCGTTCGTCATGTTCGTCTTCCGCAAGGACCCGACGGGAGCGAGAGCATGA
- a CDS encoding multiple sugar-binding protein precursor translates to MRTQLLLGVAFSASLVFISAGCNKGGSSSSGSAEVEVAVFQGGYGIDFFEQAARDYEAAHPGAKVKVWGNPRVWEQLRPRFVAGSPPDVTWPGWGMDYWAMVYDGQLLALDEALSQPPAEGEGTWRDTFEPELLKLGQYEGKQYMLPYHYNMNGWWYDPNVFEKNGWTPPATFEELLTLAEKIKAKGIAPLTFQGKYPYYMISGFLFPWAISAGGIEALDAAQSLEPGAWNSPAFLKAAEMIAMLRDRGLFQNGAIGMSHTESQTEFLQGRAAMIPCGTWLHSEMREVMPPNAKMRFMLPPPLKDGHDPTNINIGIEPWVIPIKGKHSKDGIEFFRFMTSLTNAKKFVEQKGTLMSIRGSDQANLPEHLIEPAKAFANSEAIWSVEYRLWYPTLGKETENAMASLLSGEITPQQFVNRCEAEAERVRNDATVPKRKINR, encoded by the coding sequence ATGCGTACCCAACTTTTGCTCGGAGTAGCTTTTTCCGCTTCCCTAGTGTTCATTTCTGCCGGCTGCAACAAGGGGGGATCGTCCTCCTCTGGGAGCGCCGAGGTCGAGGTCGCAGTGTTCCAGGGCGGATACGGGATCGACTTCTTTGAGCAGGCCGCGCGGGACTACGAAGCCGCTCACCCTGGGGCAAAGGTGAAGGTCTGGGGCAACCCTCGCGTCTGGGAGCAGCTTCGCCCCCGCTTCGTCGCGGGTTCCCCACCCGACGTCACCTGGCCCGGTTGGGGGATGGACTATTGGGCCATGGTCTATGACGGGCAGCTTCTCGCTCTCGATGAGGCCCTGTCACAGCCCCCCGCTGAGGGCGAGGGCACCTGGCGCGACACCTTCGAGCCTGAACTCCTCAAGTTGGGCCAGTACGAAGGCAAGCAATACATGCTTCCCTACCACTACAACATGAACGGCTGGTGGTATGACCCGAACGTTTTTGAGAAGAACGGCTGGACGCCCCCCGCGACGTTCGAAGAGTTGCTGACGCTCGCCGAGAAAATCAAGGCGAAAGGAATCGCGCCTCTCACCTTTCAGGGCAAGTATCCGTACTACATGATTTCCGGGTTCCTTTTCCCTTGGGCCATCAGCGCGGGCGGGATCGAAGCCCTCGACGCCGCTCAGAGCCTCGAACCTGGCGCATGGAACTCACCCGCCTTTCTCAAGGCGGCCGAAATGATCGCGATGCTTCGAGACCGGGGGTTGTTTCAAAACGGAGCGATTGGGATGAGCCATACCGAATCGCAGACTGAGTTCCTTCAAGGCCGGGCTGCGATGATCCCTTGCGGAACTTGGCTTCACTCCGAAATGCGGGAGGTGATGCCGCCCAACGCGAAGATGCGGTTCATGCTTCCACCACCGCTAAAGGACGGCCACGACCCCACCAACATCAACATCGGAATCGAGCCGTGGGTGATCCCCATCAAGGGCAAGCACTCGAAGGATGGGATCGAGTTCTTTAGGTTCATGACCAGCCTAACCAACGCCAAGAAGTTCGTGGAGCAGAAGGGCACCCTGATGTCGATTCGAGGCAGCGATCAGGCGAACTTGCCGGAGCATCTTATCGAGCCGGCCAAGGCGTTCGCAAACAGCGAGGCGATTTGGAGCGTCGAATACCGACTTTGGTATCCGACCCTAGGCAAAGAGACGGAAAACGCCATGGCCTCCTTGCTCTCCGGCGAAATCACCCCTCAGCAGTTCGTCAACCGGTGCGAAGCGGAAGCCGAGCGGGTGCGGAACGACGCTACGGTCCCCAAACGCAAAATCAACCGATGA
- a CDS encoding threonine aldolase produces MSNLNNVPESQRGLVDLRSDTVTRPTPEMYEAMQRAPLGDDVLGDDPTVAELEEISAQTMGKEAAVFVPSGTMGNQIAIATHVRRGDAILVEEEAHVLYYECGAPGVLAQAVTFTIPSDKGLMDPKEIERRMTQRSLHTPGTTLLCIENTHNRAGGTVVPLARMKEYREVAQLHGVKVHLDGARVFNAAVALGVEARTIAATVDSVSFCLSKGLGSPIGSVLCGGAAFIDEARIWRKRLGGGMRQAGILAACGLVSLRTRVGRLAEDHARAKACAEALSEIPGLRVDWDRVQTNMVLVETDRPAKQWLDCLRSEGVLALPPAPSRIRLVFHSDVDDVGLGRAIDAFGKAAKALGASPAA; encoded by the coding sequence ATGTCGAACCTCAATAACGTTCCTGAGAGCCAACGAGGCCTCGTCGACCTTCGGAGTGATACGGTTACGCGCCCAACGCCGGAAATGTACGAAGCGATGCAGCGCGCGCCCCTCGGTGACGACGTGCTGGGCGACGATCCAACGGTCGCAGAGCTTGAAGAAATCTCCGCCCAAACCATGGGCAAGGAAGCCGCCGTCTTTGTTCCCAGCGGAACGATGGGCAATCAAATCGCCATCGCGACCCACGTTCGCCGAGGAGACGCGATTCTGGTCGAAGAGGAGGCGCACGTCCTTTACTATGAGTGCGGCGCGCCGGGGGTTCTGGCGCAGGCCGTCACGTTCACGATTCCTTCGGACAAAGGCTTGATGGACCCTAAGGAAATCGAGCGGCGAATGACGCAACGAAGCCTTCATACGCCGGGGACGACGCTGCTCTGCATCGAGAACACCCACAATCGGGCTGGCGGAACTGTGGTTCCGCTCGCACGAATGAAGGAGTATCGGGAGGTGGCTCAACTCCACGGCGTCAAGGTACATCTCGACGGCGCGAGGGTCTTCAATGCCGCGGTGGCGCTTGGGGTTGAAGCCCGCACGATCGCCGCAACCGTCGACTCTGTGAGCTTCTGCCTCAGCAAAGGTCTCGGCTCTCCTATCGGGTCGGTGCTGTGCGGAGGCGCCGCGTTCATCGACGAGGCGAGGATCTGGCGCAAGAGGCTCGGAGGAGGGATGCGGCAAGCGGGAATCCTCGCGGCCTGCGGTTTGGTCAGTTTGAGAACTCGAGTCGGCCGCCTTGCCGAAGACCACGCCCGCGCGAAGGCCTGCGCGGAAGCGCTGTCCGAGATTCCGGGTTTACGGGTCGATTGGGATCGCGTTCAGACGAACATGGTCCTCGTCGAAACGGATCGCCCCGCAAAGCAGTGGCTCGATTGCCTGCGGTCGGAGGGTGTCCTTGCGCTTCCGCCCGCTCCCAGTCGGATTCGCTTGGTGTTCCATTCTGACGTCGACGATGTCGGCTTGGGCCGCGCGATCGACGCGTTTGGCAAGGCTGCGAAGGCTCTTGGGGCCTCTCCCGCGGCGTAA
- a CDS encoding transposase codes for MADFKPRGWYSRGYLPHFDGGDISQAVTFRLADSLPAERIWAWREELKSLPKDKASAEERKRIERWLDAGHGAAYLRDPRIADLVQSALLKFDGERYLLHAWVVMPNHVHVLITPEEGQALSRILHSWKSFTAHEALRMLKEDAFLGCSQPSKFWQRESFDRFIRNEDHFRRCVEYIHMNPVKARLCAAPEEWRWSSAGESA; via the coding sequence ATGGCTGACTTCAAGCCCCGAGGCTGGTATTCCCGAGGCTACCTTCCACACTTCGACGGCGGAGACATTTCGCAGGCAGTCACCTTTAGGCTCGCCGACTCCCTCCCCGCGGAGCGCATTTGGGCTTGGAGAGAAGAACTCAAGAGCCTTCCCAAGGACAAAGCCTCCGCGGAGGAGCGAAAGCGTATTGAGAGGTGGCTCGATGCTGGCCACGGTGCGGCGTACTTGCGCGACCCCCGAATCGCCGACTTGGTGCAATCGGCGCTGCTGAAGTTCGATGGAGAGCGCTATCTCTTGCACGCATGGGTTGTGATGCCCAACCATGTTCACGTCTTGATCACGCCCGAGGAGGGTCAAGCACTGAGCCGAATCCTTCATAGCTGGAAGTCCTTTACGGCACACGAGGCCCTAAGAATGTTGAAGGAAGACGCGTTCCTCGGTTGCTCCCAGCCCTCGAAGTTCTGGCAAAGAGAGAGCTTCGATCGGTTCATCCGCAATGAAGATCACTTTCGGAGATGCGTCGAGTACATCCACATGAACCCGGTCAAGGCGCGCCTTTGTGCTGCGCCGGAGGAGTGGCGGTGGAGTAGCGCGGGAGAGAGCGCGTAG
- a CDS encoding NADH-quinone oxidoreductase: MPKRVEEIVLHDSATPTLGGMERGGNVVLAQGAMLIKQARANALWPLTFGLACCAIEMMSTVAARFDLARFGSEAFRATPRQADVMIIAGRVSKKMGPVLRQIYDQMPEPKWVISMGACASSGGVYNNYAIIQGADQIVPVDVYVPGCPPSPDALMYGIIKLQQKIKAQEGTLKALKLWEFDPRQLEEVTG, encoded by the coding sequence ATGCCGAAACGAGTCGAAGAAATCGTCCTTCATGACAGCGCCACCCCCACCCTTGGAGGGATGGAGCGGGGCGGGAACGTGGTCCTAGCGCAGGGAGCGATGCTGATCAAGCAGGCCCGCGCGAACGCCTTATGGCCGCTTACGTTCGGCCTCGCCTGTTGCGCGATTGAGATGATGAGCACGGTCGCGGCTCGATTCGACCTGGCGCGATTCGGGTCCGAGGCCTTCCGCGCGACGCCGCGCCAAGCGGATGTGATGATCATCGCCGGGCGCGTCAGCAAGAAGATGGGGCCGGTGCTCCGGCAGATTTACGACCAGATGCCCGAACCCAAGTGGGTGATCAGCATGGGCGCTTGCGCCAGCAGCGGCGGCGTCTACAACAACTACGCGATCATTCAGGGCGCAGACCAGATCGTACCGGTCGACGTGTACGTTCCCGGCTGCCCTCCCTCGCCGGACGCACTGATGTACGGCATCATCAAACTTCAGCAGAAGATCAAGGCGCAAGAAGGGACGCTGAAAGCGCTCAAGCTCTGGGAGTTCGATCCCCGCCAACTCGAAGAGGTGACCGGGTGA
- a CDS encoding NADH dehydrogenase subunit I, with product MKVELLRDVVKPVVGGMMITLKRLAHEKVTVQYPEELREQYPRTRWRHFLTKYDNGLEKCIGCSLCAGACPARCIFVEAAENTEEERYSPGERYSKRYEINMIRCIFCGFCQEACPTGAIVLRKNFELADYKREDFIYTKQDLLEKYPGESNEPYRGKFQRD from the coding sequence GTGAAGGTCGAGCTACTTCGGGACGTCGTCAAGCCGGTCGTAGGGGGAATGATGATCACCCTCAAGAGGCTCGCGCACGAAAAGGTGACGGTCCAGTATCCCGAAGAACTTCGGGAGCAGTACCCTCGGACGCGCTGGCGGCACTTCCTCACGAAGTATGACAACGGGCTGGAGAAGTGCATCGGATGCTCGCTTTGCGCGGGCGCATGCCCGGCTCGCTGCATCTTCGTCGAGGCCGCAGAGAACACCGAAGAGGAGCGCTACTCTCCGGGGGAGCGGTACTCAAAGCGCTACGAGATCAACATGATCCGCTGCATCTTCTGCGGCTTCTGCCAGGAGGCTTGTCCTACCGGCGCGATCGTGTTGCGGAAGAATTTCGAACTCGCCGATTACAAGCGCGAGGATTTTATCTACACCAAGCAGGACCTGCTCGAAAAGTACCCAGGCGAGTCCAACGAGCCGTATCGAGGGAAGTTCCAGCGCGACTAA
- a CDS encoding DUF885 domain-containing protein, producing the protein MTYRTSKTILLTGAASLVLSPAWGFDPQERPMVSLIEQFRADMGSLSRFYVVSGSPTRKARFEALYDDYRTQLAGVDFAALDLEGKVDYALLSNYLTYHKRELAIRQKEFEEALDLVPFARPIGELEEARKRLEAPDPQKTAAALHKLAQDLKTTRASLEKAPEAERPPKHVVDRAVGLTRQFKETLARWYGFYSGYDPVFSWWCSTPNKALDQALGEYATFLREKVLGLQPKDEDAIVGSPVGEEALLAELQYARIPYRPSELIEIGEREYEWCLVEMKKAAAELGFGDDWKAAIEHVKGLHVGPGEQTSLVKQLAHEAVDFIESRGILTIPELAKETWRMEMMSPERQKVAPFFLGGEQITVSYPTDTMDHDSKMMAMRGNNIHFARATVHHELIPGHHLQQFMTARHQTHRQLFSTPFWTEGWALYWEMVLWDLGFPKTPENRIGMLFWRMHRCARIVFSLKFHLGEWTPERCIDYLVEKVGHERDNAEAEVRRSFAGDYGPLYQLAYMMGAIQLRALRKELVDSGRMSERDFHDAILKGGNMPIEWVRARLTGVPPKRDEGPTWRFAG; encoded by the coding sequence ATGACCTACAGAACCTCGAAAACGATTCTTCTGACAGGGGCGGCGAGCCTCGTCCTCAGTCCGGCTTGGGGCTTTGACCCGCAGGAGCGTCCGATGGTCTCGTTGATCGAACAGTTCCGCGCCGACATGGGAAGCCTATCGCGGTTCTACGTGGTCTCAGGTTCACCGACGCGAAAGGCGCGGTTCGAGGCCCTTTATGACGACTATCGAACCCAGTTGGCGGGCGTCGACTTCGCGGCTCTCGATCTCGAAGGCAAGGTCGATTACGCGCTGCTTTCGAACTATCTGACCTACCACAAGCGCGAGTTAGCCATCCGCCAAAAGGAGTTTGAGGAAGCGTTGGATCTCGTGCCCTTCGCCCGCCCCATTGGCGAACTCGAAGAAGCGCGCAAACGCCTCGAAGCCCCCGACCCCCAAAAGACCGCCGCCGCGCTCCACAAGCTCGCGCAAGACCTCAAAACCACCCGCGCATCCCTCGAAAAGGCCCCCGAGGCGGAACGACCTCCAAAGCACGTGGTCGACCGCGCGGTCGGCTTGACCCGGCAGTTCAAGGAGACGCTTGCCAGGTGGTACGGGTTCTATTCGGGCTACGACCCCGTGTTCTCGTGGTGGTGCTCCACACCAAACAAAGCACTCGACCAGGCCCTCGGCGAATACGCGACCTTCTTGCGCGAGAAGGTTCTGGGACTCCAGCCCAAAGACGAAGACGCGATCGTCGGCAGCCCGGTCGGCGAGGAGGCGCTGCTGGCGGAGCTTCAATACGCGAGGATTCCCTACCGGCCGTCCGAACTCATCGAAATCGGCGAACGCGAGTACGAATGGTGCCTCGTCGAGATGAAGAAAGCGGCCGCTGAACTCGGGTTTGGCGACGACTGGAAAGCGGCGATCGAGCACGTGAAGGGGCTCCATGTCGGTCCCGGCGAGCAGACAAGCCTCGTGAAGCAACTCGCTCACGAAGCCGTCGACTTCATCGAGAGCCGAGGCATTCTCACCATCCCTGAGCTTGCCAAAGAGACCTGGCGGATGGAGATGATGTCGCCCGAAAGGCAAAAGGTCGCGCCTTTCTTTTTGGGCGGCGAGCAGATCACCGTCTCCTATCCTACGGACACCATGGACCACGACTCGAAGATGATGGCCATGCGGGGCAACAACATTCACTTCGCCAGGGCGACGGTACATCACGAGTTGATCCCCGGACACCACCTGCAGCAGTTCATGACGGCCCGGCACCAAACCCATCGACAACTTTTTTCGACGCCGTTTTGGACAGAGGGTTGGGCCCTCTATTGGGAGATGGTGCTGTGGGATCTCGGCTTCCCGAAGACCCCAGAGAACCGGATCGGAATGCTCTTCTGGCGGATGCACCGCTGCGCCCGCATCGTGTTCTCGCTCAAGTTCCACTTAGGCGAGTGGACTCCGGAACGGTGCATCGACTATCTCGTAGAGAAAGTCGGACACGAAAGGGACAACGCCGAGGCCGAAGTCCGGCGCTCGTTTGCGGGCGATTACGGCCCGCTCTATCAGCTCGCCTACATGATGGGGGCGATTCAGTTGCGCGCTCTCAGAAAGGAACTCGTGGACTCCGGGCGAATGAGCGAACGCGACTTCCACGACGCGATTCTGAAGGGCGGCAACATGCCGATCGAATGGGTCCGCGCCCGCCTCACCGGGGTTCCGCCCAAGCGCGACGAGGGCCCGACGTGGCGCTTCGCGGGGTGA
- a CDS encoding 6-O-methylguanine DNA methyltransferase: protein MIPLAVLVVDSPLGPISIGANEDAVWSVEFSDANRFESHLSRLDAERDRSPNPGSLTLASRMAGELERYFHRELQRFETPIRLAGTPFERAVWEELLRIPFGETLSYAALAHRVGDPKATRAVGRANGANPLAIVVPCHRVVETGGGLGGYGGGLDRKRFLLDLESGQEALNYDLQNLENDSSDRGGEPRPQSGLGL from the coding sequence TTGATCCCCTTGGCCGTTCTCGTCGTGGACTCCCCCCTGGGGCCGATTTCGATCGGCGCAAACGAGGACGCCGTTTGGTCGGTCGAATTCTCCGACGCCAACCGCTTCGAGTCGCACCTTTCCCGGCTGGATGCTGAGAGAGATCGCAGCCCCAATCCCGGATCCCTCACCCTGGCCTCCCGAATGGCCGGGGAGTTGGAGCGGTACTTCCATCGGGAACTCCAACGCTTCGAGACTCCGATCCGCCTTGCAGGAACCCCGTTTGAGCGGGCGGTGTGGGAGGAGCTTCTGCGGATCCCGTTTGGCGAGACCCTCAGCTACGCCGCCCTTGCCCACCGAGTGGGCGACCCCAAGGCCACGCGAGCCGTGGGCCGGGCGAACGGCGCGAATCCGCTCGCCATCGTCGTCCCTTGCCACAGGGTCGTCGAAACGGGGGGTGGTCTTGGAGGGTATGGCGGAGGGTTGGACCGCAAACGGTTTCTCTTGGACCTGGAATCTGGACAGGAAGCCTTGAACTATGACCTACAGAACCTCGAAAACGATTCTTCTGACAGGGGCGGCGAGCCTCGTCCTCAGTCCGGCTTGGGGCTTTGA
- a CDS encoding Xaa-Pro aminopeptidase, whose translation MRLRAISLTFWVSASAAILAQSTPYPVYETDTLPPDEFRARRQEVKKAMGPGSLAVLFTNPTRNRNNDVDFVFRGDSNFLYLTGFEEPDAALILAPDGFELGGRTVTEVLFVNEANSFSLTWEGYRMGSENARTLLGVEAAAPNSEFQKVLQLAAGAASQRKLSVSVPPQATGGGLGRMITQFETWRGGAAFGSGVNLRQKLSAMRGVKSPKEIELIRKAAEISALAHVEAMRSIEPGMREWHISALVQYVFAREGCEYPGYPPIVGSGPNSTILHYQSNRRKTELGDMICMDTAGEYHGYSADVTRSFPVGGKFSPEQRAIYEVVLAAQEAGIAACKPGGNPGSVGNIVSQKLAEGLISLGLIASARELNRYYMHGFGHGIGLDVHDPLPGTFVPGVCLTVEPGIYIKEGSPCDKKWWNIGIRIEDDILVSESGPVNLSKDAPRTIADIERLMAEKGLGNVESKPWKRP comes from the coding sequence AGAAGTGAAGAAGGCGATGGGTCCTGGGAGCCTCGCGGTACTCTTCACCAATCCGACCCGGAACCGAAACAACGACGTCGACTTCGTGTTTCGTGGCGACTCCAACTTCCTCTATCTCACGGGATTCGAAGAACCCGACGCCGCCTTGATCCTCGCGCCCGACGGATTCGAGTTGGGTGGCCGGACTGTGACCGAGGTGCTCTTCGTCAACGAGGCCAACAGCTTCTCGTTGACATGGGAAGGCTATCGGATGGGTTCGGAGAACGCGCGCACGCTGCTGGGAGTCGAGGCTGCGGCCCCCAACTCTGAGTTTCAGAAGGTGCTCCAACTTGCCGCCGGAGCGGCCAGCCAACGCAAACTCAGCGTCTCGGTTCCCCCGCAAGCAACGGGGGGCGGATTGGGCAGGATGATCACGCAATTCGAGACCTGGCGCGGGGGCGCGGCTTTCGGGTCAGGCGTTAACCTCAGGCAGAAGCTGAGCGCCATGCGGGGGGTGAAGTCGCCCAAAGAAATCGAACTGATCCGCAAGGCGGCGGAAATCTCGGCGCTGGCCCACGTCGAGGCCATGCGGTCCATCGAGCCCGGCATGAGAGAGTGGCACATCAGCGCGCTTGTGCAATACGTCTTCGCAAGGGAGGGCTGCGAGTACCCCGGATATCCCCCCATCGTCGGCTCCGGGCCGAACAGCACCATCCTCCACTACCAGTCCAACCGCCGCAAGACGGAACTGGGCGACATGATCTGCATGGATACGGCAGGGGAGTATCACGGCTACAGCGCCGATGTCACGAGGAGCTTTCCGGTGGGTGGCAAGTTCAGCCCTGAACAACGCGCGATCTATGAAGTCGTGCTCGCGGCCCAAGAAGCCGGTATCGCCGCCTGCAAACCCGGGGGCAATCCGGGCAGCGTCGGCAACATCGTGTCACAGAAGCTGGCCGAGGGGCTCATCTCGCTCGGACTCATCGCAAGCGCCCGCGAGTTGAATCGATACTACATGCACGGGTTTGGACATGGGATCGGACTCGACGTCCACGACCCGCTTCCAGGGACGTTCGTGCCCGGCGTTTGCCTGACCGTCGAACCGGGCATCTACATCAAGGAAGGGAGTCCTTGCGACAAGAAGTGGTGGAACATCGGGATTCGCATCGAAGACGACATCCTCGTGAGTGAGAGCGGTCCGGTGAACCTTTCCAAAGACGCTCCCCGCACGATCGCCGACATCGAACGGCTGATGGCCGAAAAGGGGCTGGGGAACGTAGAATCGAAACCTTGGAAGCGACCTTGA